From the Microplitis mediator isolate UGA2020A chromosome 6, iyMicMedi2.1, whole genome shotgun sequence genome, one window contains:
- the LOC130670237 gene encoding zinc finger protein 729-like: MMSEDMTVDTSYLTYEINGSQFVFQTSPSTLVDVGSLDVNNKDVNVNFISKNQLNDGNHGDDNDDGNDLEPVVNSNDGEEESIPIVCVDGVIYALQDGQLQELDLSKLQSNGNVEDQVFMVPKADNQSVDLKEEPEINLDNYPLHDGINVDVNNRSVEDDFKLDREYGDDTLNANDFVEVVAAFKCKICPFTTQDRGQLLKHFQTVHANPAPLKVEEEPGKTDDVKLVYMCGECSNCFPSMENCREHMIKDHQLTDGAVDTEHESAKQEIKSFDDLLGKKVNGKVSRQVNNKVNKITTSTDDEYANNKKKLEVKERNVKCNYRGCIHKFSTEELMQKHAVCHIESQNPNVFKCNVCTDLMFAKWRTCCMHLWKKHNIDIDLLCCSICKNYKSVSSVKLLTHMRVHSENRDYECPDCGKCFKQSSQLRNHRVMHLDRKSVEVPRWYTSKTCEMCGKTYADSKCLKNHMQAVHSKLRPYVCTVCGHSSARKAMLQMHLRQHTGDKPFNCDKCPFKTGDHNSLRRHIMRHTGVRPYKCPHCSYSAIQSSAYKNHLRAKHPKLSGLFTCEICPFKTVKKESYMEHVGNHEKGIIKTTNQKNDVNNVEVFPGNMAAAQLIYSCLGAFSKEEKEIEASLMSSSTSADGTSQTITIQIPSTHLENTLPIGDNAIKNNISINNNINNNSNSTIEQEDDETMHCFLKIPHEEEENIDTGGITIPADPEDIEPTILNVES, encoded by the exons atgaTGTCAGAAGATATGACAGTTGACACGTCATATTTAACATATGAAATAAATGGATCGCAGTTCGTATTTCAAACATCTCCGTCGACGCTCGTTGACGTTGGGTCACttgatgtaaataataaa GACGTCaacgttaattttatttctaaaaatcaGTTGAATGATGGTAATCATGGTGACGATAatgatgatggtaatgatttaGAGCCGGTTGTAAATAGTAATGATGGTGAAGAAGAATCGATTCCTATTGTTTGTGTTGACGGAGTTATTTATGCCCTACAAGATGGACAGCTACAGGAATTAGATCTGTCAAAATTGCAGAGTAATGGTAACGTTGAGGATCAAGTGTTTATGGTACCTAAGGCTGATAATCAATCAGTTGATTTAAAAGAAGAACCGGAAAtaaatttagataattatCCTCTGCATGATGGAATAAATGTTGACGTAAATAATCGTAGTGTTGaagatgattttaaattagacAGAGAGTATGGTGATGATACACTGAATGCTAATGATTTTGTTGAAGTTGTCGCTgcttttaaatgtaaaatatgtCCATTTACTACTCAAGATCGCGGGCAATTGTTGAAACACTTTCAGACCGTTCACGCTAATCCTGCGCCTCTTAAAGTTGAAGAGGAACCTGGTAAAACTGATGACGTTAAGTTGGTTTACATGTGCGGAGAATGTTCGAATTGTTTTCCGTCTATGGAGAATTGCCGGGAGCACATGATCAAGGACCATCAGTTGACTGATGGCGCAGTTGATACCGAGCACGAGAGTGCTAAGCAAGAAATTAAAAGCTTTGATGATTTGTTGGGTAAAAAAGTTAATGGGAAGGTCAGTAGGCaggttaataataaagttaacAAAATTACTACGAGTACGGATGATGAGTACgctaataataagaaaaaattggaAGTAAAAGAACGTAATGTCAAGTGTAATTATCGGGGGTGTATTCATAAGTTCAGTACTGAAGAGCTGATGCAGAAGCACGCGGTCTGTCATATAGAATCGCAAAATCCGAATGTATTTAAGTGCAACGTATGCACGGACTTGATGTTCGCCAAGTGGCGAACGTGTTGCATGCACTTGTGGAAGAAACACAACATTGACATTGATCTGCTGTGCTGCAGCATTTGCAAAAACTACAAGAGCGTTTCGAGCGTCAAGTTGCTGACGCACATGCGGGTGCACAGCGAGAATAGAGACTACGAGTGTCCGGACTGCGGAAAATGTTTCAAACAGTCGAGTCAGCTGAGAAACCATCGGGTGATGCATCTAGATCGTAAGTCTGTTGAAGTACCGCGTTGGTACACTTCCAAGACCTGCGAAATGTGCGGCAAGACTTACGCAGACTCAAAATGTCTGAAAAATCATATGCAGGCAGTTCATTCCAAGTTGAGACCGTACGTTTGCACTGTCTGTGGACACTCGAGTGCTCGAAAAGCTATGCTGCAAATGCACTTACGGCAGCACACTGGAGATAAACCTTTTAACTGCGACAAATGCCCCTTCAAAACTGGCGATCACAATTCTCTGAGGCGGCATATCATGAGACACACTGGAGTCCGTCCGTATAAATGCCCTCACTGTTCTTATTCTGCTATTCAGAGCAGTGCTTACAAGAATCATTTGAGGGCTAAACATCCTAAATTATCCGGATTGTTTACTTGTGAAATTTGTCCTTTTAAAACTGTTAAGAAAGAAAGTTATATGGAACATGTCGGCAATCATGAGAAAGGAATTATTAAGACGACTAATCAGAAAAATG ATGTAAATAATGTTGAAGTATTTCCTGGGAATATGGCTGCGGCTCAACTAATTTACAGTTGTCTAGGCGCATTttcaaaagaagaaaaagaaatagaaGCGAGTTTAATGTCATCGTCGACATCAGCTGATGGGACATCACAAACGATAACGATACAAATACCATCAACACATCTAGAAAACACTCTGCCTATTGGTGAtaatgctattaaaaataatataagtataaataataatatcaataacaaCAGTAATTCGACGATTGAGCAAGAGGATGATGAAACAATGcactgttttttaaaaatccctCACGAGGAAGAAGAAAATATTGATACTGGCGGTATCACTATTCCAGCCGACCCTGAAGATATTGAACCAACGATTCTAAATGTTGAATCTtaa
- the LOC130670236 gene encoding trimethylguanosine synthase produces MCEPYWEPLADVYIAEKSLFLNEDNYTYCLCSRVFIRNPEIYTVVQDDEAGDENQNENDCLPEMLDSHKQNLVEAQITEKHDEEPVSCYCSASHTDNNYSTDEYDSVRDSVQRSTAQNFTHKLGLHQSDSGADLSEYHEQYEPKNTSTHTTTTSTSTMCDKSKSPKALQPIITAKTRELNNKWLNNYSEFNITCDIDSDIYDPYLNVDIMYGNGEKSLVEVSWEKFWAENGEQLIWASWISKYADYINPEYLKDINIDPPTAASIENKKTRSDFIEKFSEQNTCFPSQAHKNCASERSNFEGIFLKTKSSESGGRSRNSVSFSFETDVQEMINDKDAEENRKRIGSYDEGEITGDGWNPLSPYSVEDSYNQTSNAEDERLIAMSRCDSTNGSIAKTYATMSDSMTNVTKMTLSESSFDSNSARSLSLVSSVTSSTESNATTNSSLDQDNELPSTDNDKYWQYLWKMNFQVMYEKHYDNFVLRFEKYRNSVNNSPMTDKHDDNHHHYAQHQLQQPQQYQHQNNSFDDNDNDDDNDDDDGDIIIIDANELKTPIKNQPHKSESKTGTRKSMSKRRLDSKKKIIDSVGVLMRNLTMKSSDPDTEIIESESVSEKTQGAKPKDSSSSHQDDTKNSPAVTSILSFIKSNDDDDEGDKPHENKPTALKRSHALDVEETEEGLETIKKAFSVMGYTFSDYNKNLKLQGEVVYRKKHVRLPNRQLKMKLNRSKLANKHTYFDENGYEITDTIDKVKQYLSFCPITLPLETELQPNDKGSYTKVQFTSSSDEECDTGINNAKLNAKRLIFSKPSTSSMETPPDVNATFDSCENTDDVFESEVVQFETEIDNKCDIKTSIVDDFVIIDDKPVTDPAQTTNNLIKEQGQTDVINYKPTNDDDSVRKSLKKRRRKQVKRNISLPIEVDNDRELMKYWVKRYRLFSKFDQGIKLDRESWFSVTPEKIAMHIAERCRCDTIVDAFCGAGGNAIQFALTCERVIAIDIDESKIQLARNNARVYGVEDRIEFIVGDFFKLADKLIADVVFLSPPWGGPKYAHDETFNLNNILSPTGGSKLFSVAQKISPNISYFLPRNIDTIQLAILAGPGGGVEVEQNFLDRKLVALTAYFGELLRDC; encoded by the exons ATGTGTGAGCCTTATTGGGAACCGCTTGCAGACGTTTATATAGCCGAGAAATCACTATTTCTCAATGAAGATAATTACACCTACTGTCTTTGTAGTCGTGTCTTCATCAg aAATCCTGAAATTTATACAGTAGTTCAAGATGATGAAGCTGGAGACgaaaatcaaaatgaaaatgatTGTTTACCAGAAATGCTGGATAGTCATAAGCAGAATTTAGTTGAAGCCCAAATAACTGAAAAACATGAT gaaGAGCCAGTAAGTTGCTATTGCAGTGCATCGCATACggacaataattattcaacAGATGAGTATGACTCAGTTCGTGATTCTGTCCAAAGGTCAACGGCACAGAATTTTACCCACAAATTGGGACTACATCAGTCTGATTCAGGAGCTGATTTATCTGAGTACCATGAGCAGTACGAACCTAAAAATACTTCTACACAtacaacaacaacatcaacatcaacaaTGTGCGATAAATCAAAGTCACCGAAAGCCCTACAGCCAATAATTACTGCTAAGACACGtgagttaaataataaatggctGAATAATTATAGCGAATTTAATATCACGTGTGACATTGACTCAGATATTTATGACCCCTATTTAAATGTCGATATAATGTACGGCAATGGAGAAAAAAGTCTCGTAGAAGTATCGTGGgaaaaattttgggctgaaaatGGCGAGCAATTAATTTGGGCATCATGGATTTCCAAGTACGCGGACTATATAAATCcggaatatttaaaagatataaatattGACCCGCCAACAGCAGCGTcgattgaaaacaaaaagacAAGAAGTGATTTCATCGAAAAATTCAGCGAACAGAACACGTGTTTTCCAAGCCAAGCGCACAAAAACTGCGCCTCAGAACGTTCGAACTTCGAagggatatttttaaaaacaaaatctaGTGAGTCGGGAGGAAGAAGTAGAAACAGCGTGAGTTTTTCATTTGAAACTGATGTCCAGGAGATGATTAATGACAAAGACGCTGAAGAAAATCGTAAAAGAATAGGGAGTTACGACGAGGGTGAAATAACTGGAGACGGCTGGAACCCACTGAGTCCTTACAGCGTCGAGGACAGTTACAATCAAACGTCAAATGCTGAGGACGAAAGACTAATAGCAATGTCACGTTGCGACTCAACCAACGGGTCAATCGCAAAAACGTACGCGACCATGTCGGACTCGATGACCAACGTAACTAAAATGACTTTGTCTGAGTCAAGTTTTGATTCAAACTCAGCGCGGTCTTTGAGTCTCGTCAGCTCAGTGACTAGTTCTACTGAGAGCAATGCTACGACCAACAGCAGTTTGGATCAAGATAACGAATTGCCATCGACAGACAACGACAAGTACTGGCAGTATCTTTggaaaatgaattttcaagttatgtatgaaaaacattatgataattttgtattacgttttgaaaaatatagaaatagCGTTAATAATTCACCAATGACTGATAAACATGATgataatcatcatcattatgCTCAACACCAACTTCAACAACCTCAacaatatcaacatcaaaataattcatttgatgACAATGATAATGATGACGATAACGATGACGACGATGgcgacattattattattgatgcaaatgaattaaaaacacCAATTAAAAATCAACCGCACAAAAGTGAAAGTAAAACTGGGACCAGAAAATCAATGTCAAAACGACGATTggattcaaagaaaaaaataattgattctGTTGGTGTACTGATGCGTAATTTGACTATGAAGTCATCGGATCCTGACACAGAGATAATTGAAAGCGAATCTGTGTCTGAAAAAACTCAGGGAGCGAAACCAAAGGATTCATCATCGTCTCATCAAGATGACACTAAAAATTCCCCTGCAGTAACGTCtattttaagttttataaaatcaaacgatgatgatgatgaaggcGATAAACCTCACGAAAATAAACCTACTGCACTGAAACGCTCCCACGCTCTAGATGTCGAAGAAACTGAAGAAGGCTTAGAAACAATTAAAAAGGCCTTTTCAGTGATGGGTTACACATTTAGTgactacaataaaaatttaaaattacaaggaGAAGTTGTTTATCGGAAAAAACATGTGAGATTACCCAACCGACAgctaaaaatgaaattaaaccGCTCAAAGCTGGCTAACAAACACACATATTTTGATGAAAACGGTTACGAAATAACAGACACCATTGATAAAGTAAAACAGTATCTGTCCTTCTGCCCGATAACTCTTCCCTTAGAAACGGAGCTGCAGCCGAATGACAAAGGCTCCTATACCAAAGTCCAGTTTACCTCGAGCTCGGACGAAGAATGTGATACTGGTATCAATAATGCTAAGCTGAACGCAAAGCGTCTCATCTTCAGCAAGCCCAGCACGAGCTCTATGGAAACGCCGCCTGATGTAAACGCAACCTTCGACAGTTGCGAAAATACCGATGACGTTTTCGAAAGCGAAGTTGTTCAGTTCGAGACAGAGATCGATAATAAATGTGATATTAAAACGAGCATTGTCGATGATTTCGTGATTATAGATGATAAACCAGTTACCGATCCAGCTCAAACgacgaataatttaattaaagaacaGGGTCAGACTGatgtgataaattataaaccgACAAACGACGATGATAGCGTAAGAAAGTCGCTTAAAAAACGGCGTAGAAAGCAAGTAAAGAGAAACATAAGTCTTCCGATCGAGGTGGATAACGATCGCGAACTGATGAAGTACTGGGTAAAACGTTACCGTTTGTTTAGTAAATTTGATCAGGGTATTAAATTAGATCGCGAGAGCTGGTTCTCAGTTACTCCTGAAAAAATAGCGATGCACATTGCTGAGCGCTGTCGCTGTGATACTATCGTAGATGCCTTCTGCGGCGCTGGTGGCAACGCTATACAATTTGCGTTGACCTGCGAACGCGTTATCGCCATTGATATTGatgaaagtaaaattcaattgGCGCGTAATAACGCCCGTGTTTATGGCGTTGAAGACAGAATTGAGTTCATTGTCggtgatttttttaagttgGCTGATAAGTTGATCGCCGATGTTGTTTTTCTAAGTCCGCCTTGGGGTGGCCCCAAGTACGCACACGatgaaacttttaatttgaataatattctAAGTCCTACTGGTGGTTCCAAGTTGTTTAGTGtagctcaaaaaatttcaccaaatatttcttacttttTGCCACGAAACATTGATACGATacag ctcGCCATTTTAGCAGGACCTGGAGGTGGTGTAGAAGTTGagcaaaattttcttgatcgAAAACTCGTAGCTCTGACTGCATATTTCGGTGAACTTCTCAGGGACTGTTAa
- the LOC130670235 gene encoding uncharacterized protein LOC130670235 — protein sequence MASINKYLYDELIQLVVFIRNNKPELTVAFPDDRLKVWQYLSEETVLLLLKRIILFTPAGIISDAYENGLIFSSVKIMHTVCGCLRNSKRKGAKRLSKLMTAYEQHCKEDVLATLSNNDNNTINNDDDDAKTGELPTAASGTAPSSFNIEPEPSTSYQQREDDGNWLECSKNTFSVILPHEIKDQAGWVHVDRGNHISVEYIPEIIDSDNDGNDDNDTLSVLSCDTCNAENENEMENEDIDSLAQLIPEEDEFYMKNCGIGEQTSQEEQEYRLRVITEARMDVSSDSETENSETQSLTGDQRGGILTRRARLKIQAANQQALSQRSEENNFWSVEPPGQRFIIEKEHSKHFKKFGAKGVESVIRILQPPTNTNKVQWLEGGLRDIITHITSKCRGHDYVGFTINSDKFTSGPVWSRFKQANAYTPDDLGLLLSNVAQSAGTITTDDQLVITVSTVDGIEGTGRKLLTHQYIYKKSIIPINNNDNLCLPRSLVVGRAYVERGEIRTGTLHRKWKSITDNRCTLQKKEALALVHKAGVKISSKGCGIEHVFTFQKYFERLGIAIVIYEFLTLGKGDKPIFDGRETVQLTFGCIQHVIYILYYEDSQHFQPIVNLTGAIGSKMFCNLCNIGYTRGSEHRCSKRCPRCKQIPVCNYVCKRICTLCNRWFSNNKCFENHLVKGSSNLRGKRKDTSVCETVKICTVCCRLTRLGSANPHECNIVFCRVCNSKRPINHYCYMSPLMAKKLPKVVFLFYDFETQQHTRVKGSRDTYLHIPNLCVVQKTCSYCCDDKNVSDICNFCGQREFLFDKNPVEELIKLSLQTYNGFTKVICIAHNAGSFDGQFILRCMLERNKARLPKLILNGTKIIVMTLGNTIFLDSLNYLHMPLRNLPKTFGFAGEIEKGFFPHFFNTPENVNYIGPMPDIKYYAPDTMLNTERDCFVTWYNEKKQANYIFNFQQEFKFYCQTDVTVLRRACMSFRELFIKCGNVCPFAECTTIASTVSKIFRRNFLKPDTIAILPPNGCYRWRSTQSIKAISWLILKEYELGCQIINAARCKEYRLEGGIAVDGYYVDSKTNERIVLQFHGCFWHGCLSCYRVNRDKELGKGDTMDERYENTLATSEKIRRLGYKLIEIWECEYDKLLLRDPEKASFLRSHPLLDKHPLNPRDAFFGGRTENFIQLYDAEEGEKIKYVDVCSLYPYICKTGKFPIGHPKIFTGDECLQLIKENKDLSDIEGLVKCTILAPRDLYHPVLPCKLHNRLIFALCYTCALSLNQHDCDHDEDSLRAFTGTWVVDEIRKAISKGYIIIKVHEIWQYEIAQHNPENGSEGLFTDDINMFLKIKTESSGYPKDCITEQEKDAYIAEYEKAEGVKLDKEKITKNEGLRAVAKLSLNSLWGKFGQRENLPQTEIITTRARLMEMLTDSQIEITGFLPVNDKTIYLNYINCADSVTASPTTNVVIAAYTTAQARLKLYSYLENLGERVLYCDTDSCIYISKDNQYEPPTGKFLGDLTDELESYGPGSYISSFVTGGPKFYAYVVRKTDDSTSEVCKVKGITLNFENSQKINYNTIRSFILGDNTEPIIVKFDAIRRTLFHDVVTRKESKTTKLQYKKRRLTNEHRSLPFGYLTL from the exons atggcATCAATCAATAAATACCTCTATGATGAGCTTATACAATTAGTGGTGTTTATACGTAATAATAAGCCTGAATTAACAGTGGCGTTTCCGGACGACCGTTTAAAAGTATGGCAATATCTTTCAGAAGAAACcgtgttattgttattaaaacgtatcattttatttacgcCTGCCGGTATAATAAGTGACGCTTATGAAAAtggtttgattttttcaagtgTTAAAATTATGCATACTGTGTGTGGTTGTTTAAGAAATAGTAAAAGAAAGGGTGCTAAAAGGCTTTCTAAATTGATGACTGCTTATG AACAGCATTGTAAAGAAGACGTTTTAGCTACTCTTTCTAATAATGACAACAACACcataaataatgatgatgacgatgcaAAAACTGGTGAATTGCCTACTGCTGCATCGGGTACTGCTCCTTCTTCTTTCAACATAGAG cCTGAACCCTCCACTTCTTACCAACAACGCGAAGATGACGGTAATTGGCTCGAGTGTTCGAAAAATACCTTTTCAGTAATACTACCCCACGAAATAAAGGATCAGGCTGGTTGGGTACACGTTGACCGTGGAAACCACATATCTGTCGAATATATTCCGGAGATAATAGACAGCGATAATGATGGTAATGATGACAATGACACTCTTTCTGTTTTATCATGCGATACATGCAATgctgaaaatgaaaatgaaatggAAAATGAGGATATTGACTCTCTTGCACAATTAATACCTGAAGAAgatgaattttatatgaaaaattgcGGTATTGGTGAACAAACAAGCCAAGAAGAGCAAGAATATAGACTCCGCGTAATAACTGAAGCCCGTATGGATGTCTCTTCTGATTCTGAAACGGAGAATAGTGAAACTCAATCCTTAAcag gCGATCAACGAGGTGGTATTTTAACAAGAAGGGCACGTTTGAAAATCCAAGCAGCTAATCAACAAGCACTCTCACAACGTTCTGAAGAGAATAATTTTTGGAGTGTTGAGCCACCCGGGCAgcgttttattattgaaaaagaaCACtctaaacattttaaaaaattcggcGCAAAAGGGGTGGAGAGCGTTATTCGTATCTTACAACCACCTACAAATACCAATAAAGTTCAATGGCTTGAAGGTGGTTTGAGAGACATTATAACGCATATTACCTCGAAATGTAGAGGTCATGATTATGTGGGGTTTACAATCAACAGCGATAAATTCACGTCAGGACCCGTATGGTCTCGTTTTAAGCAAGCTAACGCATATACGCCTGATGATCTAGGCTTATTACTAAGTAACGTAGCACAGAGTGCCGGTACTATCACAACAGACGATCAATTAGTCATTACAGTCTCTACTGTAGATGGTATTGAAGGCACAGGTCGAAAACTTTTAACGcatcaatatatttacaaaaaatctataattCCTATCaataataacgataatttATGTTTACCGCGATCATTAGTAGTTGGTCGGGCCTACGTTGAAAGAGGTGAAATACGTACAGGTACGTTACATCGGAAATGGAAATCAATCACCGATAATAGATGTACCCTACAAAAAAAGGAAGCGTTGGCTTTGGTTCATAAAGCGggtgttaaaatttctagTAAGGGTTGTGGTATCGAACACGTgtttacttttcaaaaatattttgagcgGTTGGGTATAGCTAttgtaatttatgaatttttaactctAGGTAAAGGTGACAAACCTATATTTGACGGGCGCGAAACTGTTCAATTAACTTTTGGCTGTATACAacatgttatatatatattatactacGAAGATTCACAACATTTTCAAccaattgtaaatttaacaggGGCTATAGGTAGTAAAAtgttttgtaatttatgtaatataggTTATACAAGGGGTTCAGAACATAGATGTTCTAAAAGATGCCCTCGTTGTAAACAAATACCTGTTTGTAATTATGTATGTAAACGCATTTGTACATTATGCAATAGGTGGTTTTCAAATAACAAATGTTTTGAAAACCACCTTGTTAAGGGTTCTAGTAATTTACGAGGGAAACGTAAAGATACCAGCGTCTGTGAAACAGTAAAAATCTGTACTGTATGCTGCCGTCTAACACGTTTGGGCAGTGCAAATCCGCACGAATGTAATATCGTATTTTGTAGAGTATGTAACAGTAAAAGACCTATTAATCACTATTGTTATATGTCACCATTAATGGCAAAAAAGTTACCAAaagttgtatttttattttatgattttgagACACAGCAGCATACACGCGTTAAAGGCTCTCGTGATACATATCTTCACATTCCTAATTTATGTGTCGTACAAAAAACATGTTCTTATTGTtgtgatgataaaaatgtttCAGATATTTGCAATTTTTGTGGTCAGCGTGAATTcctttttgataaaaatcctGTTGAAGAACTTATTAAGTTATCATTACAAACTTATAACGgttttacaaaagtaatttgtaTTGCACACAATGCTGGTAGCTTCGACGGACAGTTTATTTTACGGTGTATGTTAGAACGTAACAAAGCTCGTTTACCTAAATTAATACTAAACGGTACTAAAATTATCGTGATGACTCTGGGGAATACTATATTTTTAGATAGCTTAAATTATTTGCACATGCCGTTACGTAACTTACCTAAAACTTTCGGATTTGCTGGAGAAATAGAAAAAGGGTTTTTTCCACACTTTTTTAATACACctgaaaatgtaaattatataGGCCCTATGcctgatataaaatattatgcacCGGATACAATGCTCAACACCGAGCGTGATTGTTTCGTGACATggtataatgaaaaaaaacaagcaaattatattttcaatttccaaCAAGAGTTCAAGTTTTATTGCCAAACAGACGTTACGGTTTTACGCCGAGCTTGTATGTCTTTTCGggaattgtttataaaatgcGGTAATGTTTGCCCGTTTGCTGAATGCACCACAATAGCATCAacagtttcaaaaatatttagacgAAATTTTCTTAAGCCTGATACGATAGCTATTTTACCGCCTAATGGTTGTTATAGGTGGCGGTCAACACAATCTATTAAAGCTATTTCATGGCTGATATTAAAAGAATACGAACTAGGTTGTCAAATTATCAATGCCGCACGTTGCAAAGAATATCGTTTAGAAGGGGGTATAGCTGTTGACGGTTATTATGTAGATAGTAAAACTAACGAGCGCATCGTCTTACAGTTTCATGGATGTTTTTGGCATGGATGTTTATCGTGTTATCGGGTGAACCGTGATAAAGAATTAGGTAAAGGCGATACTATGGATGAGCGATACGAGAATACTTTAgcaacttccgaaaaaatccgACGTTtaggttataaattaatagaaatatggGAGTGTGAATATGATAAACTTTTGTTGAGAGATCCAGAAAAAGCTAGCTTTTTACGATCACACCCTTTGCTTGATAAACACCCTTTGAATCCGCGCGATGCTTTTTTCGGGGGTCgcactgaaaattttatacagtTATACGATGCCgaagaaggagaaaaaataaaatatgttgatGTTTGCTCACTTTATCCGTATATTTGTAAGACAGGTAAATTTCCTATAGGTCACCCTAAAATTTTTACGGGTGATGAATGCTTGCAACTTATTAAAGAGAATAAGGATCTATCTGATATCGAGGGTCTTGTAAAATGCACAATTTTGGCTCCACGCGACCTTTATCATCCCGTATTACCATGTAAACTTCATAATAGGCTTATCTTTGCTTTGTGTTATACATGCGCTTTATCTTTAAATCAACATGATTGTGATCACGATGAGGATAGCCTTAGAGCGTTTACAGGCACATGGGTAGTTGATGAAATACGTAAAGCAATAAGTAAAGgatatattatcattaaagTACATGAGATATGGCAGTATGAAATAGCACAACATAATCCGGAAAATGGGTCAGAGGGTTTATTTACTgatgatataaatatgtttttgaaaattaaaacagaATCAAGCGGGTACCCTAAAGATTGTATTACTGAGCAAGAAAAAGATGCTTATATTGCTGAATATGAAAAAGCTGAAGGTGTAAAActagacaaagaaaaaattacgaaaaatgaGGGCTTACGAGCTGTAGCTAAATTGAGTTTGAATTCATTATGGGGAAAATTTGGACAACGGGAAAATTTACCACAAACTGAAATTATCACTACTAGAGCTCGATTAATGGAGATGTTAACAGATAGTCAGATTGAAATCACGGGGTTTCTACCGGTAAATGATAAAACAATATatctaaattatataaattgcgCGGATAGTGTAACAGCTTCACCTACAACGAATGTTGTTATAGCTGCGTATACAACAGCCCAAGCTCGCCTAAAGTTATATAGTTATTTAGAAAACTTGGGTGAACGTGTATTATATTGCGATACAGATTCTTGTATTTACATTTCTAAAGATAATCAATACGAACCCCCAACAGGTAAATTCTTAGGCGATTTAACCGATGAGCTAGAATCTTATGGACCTGGTAGTTATATATCATCATTCGTAACAGGCGGTCCTAAATTTTATGCATACGTCGTCCGTAAAACAGATGACAGTACTAGCGAGGTGTGCAAAGTTAAAGGGATAACgctaaattttgaaaacagtcaaaaaatcaattataatacAATCAGGTCTTTTATATTAGGTGATAATACTGAACCTATTATAGTTAAGTTTGACGCTATAAGACGTACGCTTTTTCATGATGTAGTAACGCGTAAAGAATCAAAGACAACAAAGCTACAATATAAAAAGCGTAGGCTTACTAATGAACATCGATCTTTACCATTTGGTTATTTAACGTTATAA